The sequence GCCGTGGGGCCAGCAGGGCAGGTGGCAGTGGCCTCTGAGggcccaggagcctggagggggtcCCCGGAGTGAGGAGGGCCTTCCTGCATTTCTGAGGTGACCCCGCCTTCCAGGCCTGGTGTGTCTTCCTGCGCTCCCTGTGGGCCTGGACCCAGCCTGGGGTCCACAGGGCCTGGCAGAGGGTggctgtgtgtgtgagcacatgcTGGCCAGGCTGACACAATCAACGTCCTGAGCGGAGGGGTTGCGGTGGGTGTGTCCCCTCCAGGACCGAGGCTGGCGCCCCGGCCCCCTGCAGCAGGGCTCTGAGCTCACAGGTAGGGAAGCGGAGGCCTAGCGACACTCTGCAGGGGGAGTGCACTGCCCGGGGAGGCCCACCCCCATGAGCTGGGAGATGGAGGCTCatgggggtgggtgagggggcGTCCCCACGAGAGCCACACGGACCCTGGCCCAGGTCTGCACTCCACCTCCCTGGACATCCCCAGTGAGGACCCCCAAGTTCACCTGGGGTGACTGCACCTGGGCGCACCGTCCACACAGGAGCTCGGTGAGGTGGACCCGCCTGCAGGATGCCTGAACGCACAGACCCCGGCGCGGAGCAGAGCTTGCTAGGCTGCCTGGCCAGGAAGGGTGTGTGGGATGGGGCTGCTGGCTGAGCCTGGGAGCCCCCCAGGCCTCAGCCCCCCAGCACACACAGCCAGGGGCTCGGCCGCTGCTCCACGCAGGCTCTGAGCAACCCCACAGTCCTGGGGCCTCACCTCGCTGGCCACAGCTAGAACGGCCTCCCCTCCACTTGGGGCTGAGCCACAGCCCATCTGAGAGATAGTGACACCCCGAAGGCACACAGCCCCTGGGGGCCAGCACAGAAGGCTCTGCATCCCCAGGACTCTGAAGccaggggagaggggcagggttgggggtgtCTGCGGCTGCCTTGTTGAGTTGGTCAGTCTCCAGCAGGAAGTCTGGAAACGTGTTCAGGCCATTGTGGCGGAGCGCCCCAGCCACACGCTTTGGAATCTGGGGGTGAGGTGGGCTTTCCCGAACAGGGAGGGTGTTTCTCATGAACGACGGGGCTGAGCCCACCACTCTAAACCAGCGCCTGAGCCCTGTCGGGTCACACCTGCTACGGAAGGATAAACTGAGGTCCCGAAACTCGGGGACTTGAGGAAGTTTCCATCAACTTGGAGGCTTCAAGTGCTAGAAACCTGTTCTCTCCCAGGTCTGGAGGCCAGCGGTCTGAGACTGAAGTGTTGGCAAAGCAGCAGGGCCGTGCTCACTCAGAGACCAGAGAGGACCATTTGTGGTCCCTTCCAGCTTCTGCTGTCTCCGGGCGTCCTTGGCTAGTGGCCTCACCACTCCAGTCTCTGGCCCATCCTCACATGACCTCGCCCCTTCTGTCTCTTACTGCAAAATGCATGGGTGGATTTAGGGCCCATCTCGGTAATCGGGATGGTCTTATCCCAAGACAGTTAAGTGATCACACCAGCAAAGGTCCTTTTCCTAAACTGGGGCCCATTCACAGTTCTGGGTGGCTGCATGTCTGGGGCCACCAATGAGCCCCTTGCAGCCGGGCAGCAAGTTCAGCCTCTCCAGCAAAGGCTCTGACTTGGGGTGCCGGCAACACAATGTGCCCCAGGCATCCTGGGCTTGGAATGCCCCAGCGCTCCAGCCCTACCTTCCGGCCTCCATGACCAGTAGACCTGTAACCCCCAGCCTCCTCCGCAGGGCCTTAGGGGCTGAGCTCCACCAGTGACTGTGTTTGTGAGCTTGGGTGACACTCAGCACCTCTCAGATTGGCCCTGGATCCCCGAGTGCTGCCTCCTGTGGGTTCAGCCCAGGGGCTGGTGTCCAGTGGGGTGAAGGGTGTGAACCCCCAGGTAGCCACAGTTAGCGGGGTTCTGGCTGGTGTGTGGCATTGTTCCGGGCCCTGTTTTGGAGGCTCCTGGGTCAACCCTGCCTCTAGGGGGATCAGGGGCAGGTGGAAACTGAGGGAGGAGCCCAGGGGAGAGTGAACCTGTGGGGGAGAGGGAAGCCAGGAAGGGCCCCAAGCCAGCGGCTCTGACGTGGTCCCCCGCCTGGCGCCCCTTCTGATCCCTGCTCCCTCATTGCTGCCTCCGCCTTGGGGCTCCCGTCCGCCTGCCTCTCCACACATTAATCTGCACTGGCTCACTGCTGACCCAAGCGAAACGGAGTTTGCCTTTTCCCCTCTCGGCAGTTTTCTGTTGGCTAAGCAAAATGATCACAGCGCACGCTCACCTCGACCTCCCTGCGCAGGGGAGGACCGCCCTGGAAAGTGAGACGTCCCTGCCGGGCCGGGCTGAGGAGGGGGCCTGGTCGTGGGCACAACACATGCTGGGGACATCTGTGTGCTCCTGCCCAGccccccctccagcccccagctcTCCATGTCCTCCATGGGCCCTCTCTGCGCTGGGCACGGGGACAGGGCagtgtcctgctgctgctggcaTGGAGGAGCGGGCGTGGTGCCCATCCATGGCCCACAGCCCATCTGGGGCACAGCAACTCTCTGGTGTGGCTGGACCAGAGAGTGGGGGGCTAACGCCGGGCCCTCAGATGTGGCCGCGTCTGAGTGCGTCCCAGCCCAGAATCGAGGAGGCAGAGAGCATAGGCTGAGCGCAGAGTGAGGCTGGTGGCAGCAGGCGGATGGGAAGAGACAGCGCACCCAGATACAACAGAGCAGAGTGGATGGTCAGGCAGGCACACGCCTCCTCACACGCACGCCCACTTGTGTGTGGACCCCACGAGCCAGCCCATCAGGGTATAGGACCTGGGGGCTCTCGGGGCAAACAGCCTGTCTCCCAGCTTGGACAACCCCCAGCACTTGGAGAAGCCCCTTGGCCACGGGCTTCTCTCCTGGGCCAGATCCGGTATTGACATGAGCTGGGGCTGCTGTCCGAGAGGTAGGCGCATGGCGATGCTCACCCCTGGGTGGCAGGCTGGCCTCTTGTCCTGAGTCCCGGCCCCCTGGGGGTGCAGTATTGCCCTCAGGGTGGGGGTCGGCCCACAGCTGACCACTGGGGGTTTTGCCAGGCCCAGAGTCGTGTCCATGACCTCATCCCcgaggcctcctggagccagcccaGGACTCCACCAGCTGCTGGTTCAGCCATCTGGGGACACCAGGGAGATGCCAGGGAGACCAGGTGGGTCGGGCCACCCCGGGGTGCTGGAAGGGTGCAGGCGGAGCCCCCACCTTCCTTGGGGGTGTCGTCTGGTCAGTGCCCCTCGCTCAACGCCTACTTTCCATCTGGAAAGAGACTTCCTTGCTTCCTGGAGAGCGCGACTCCCAGCCACCCCTGACCCAGGGGAGCAAAGGCCCTGGCTTGCCCGAGGGCCCGGAGCCAGGCCGCCTGGGAAGGCTGGGAGGGTTTGGGCCTTGGGACAGGCCCTCCCCACCAGCCTGGGTGAGAAGCAGGTGGCTCCctcccggccccagcccctcccgggTCCAGGTCGGCTGCTGGAAGCGGGGATGCTGCTGAGTTCTGGACAGGACCTGCCAGTCCTGTCGTCCCTGATTAGCGTGTAATGGCTTCCTTGACGCATAGttttattaatcaaattaatatgAGCTGAGGTGACCTTGGCGGGTTCTGCTGAGAGGGGCATTCTCCCGGGAGGGGCAGGTGGTCGAGGACGGACGCACCTGGATGTCCTGTCCCCCGGCTCGGGCAGATGGGGGGAGCCCTGCCCTCCCACTCCCAACACTGCGAACCCTCATCACACCCACTCACCCACCCTCACACACCCCTGCCAATGTCCCCCACTTACTCCCCAGCCCCAGTAATGGTGAAGGTGGGAGAGAGCAGGGTCCAGGTCCCTAAGGGCTGCTCCTGCTTGGGGACCCCACGGAGGAGACAGGCCTGCTGTGCTAAGAGGGGGCTAGACCTTGGTCTGCAGGGGGCCTTCCTTCTCTCCAGGGTCTGCTGCCCGCCCCTCCCTAACCCTGCACGGTCCAGAGACCCCGCCTCCTGCAGCCTCGTGAGCGGGCCGTggctgccccctggtggccacGGGACCACCCCCCCAACCTAACCCGGCGAGAACTGCAGACAGcagcctctcccacctcccagcccttcATTTGGGGCCAGACCCTGAGCCACACCACCGTGGGGCCTGGGGCAGAGTGGCCGCCCTGGTTTCTGGGGCTGTTCTCAGTATGCGTGGCTGGGGCGGCGTGGTCCCTGAAGGCTCACGGTCCGAGGAGCCCAGTTTGGTGCCGAAGGGGCTGGGGAGAAGTCCAAGGGAGCTAGGGTGGAAGGGTGGGCTGGGGGTACCCCTCTGTGCTGGGCCTGGGAGCAAGGAGGCTGAGACGGCCCCATAGATACCCCTTGAGCCGGAGCAGCGGCCTCAGACGCCCTGGCTCGACTGCAGGGCGGGGGCAGAggaagtggagcctggagggacGGGGCGGGGCCAGACGGTGTGGGGGTGGAGACCAGGCAGGGCGGGGGCGGAGCTTGGCCGGAGGGGACGTGGGGACCGGGCTCGGGTCAGAGGCCCACGATGCACAAGGGGTCGGGAGAGGGGACAGGAGGTACGGAAGCAGGGAGGGAGTCCCGCTCTTTGCACCGAGGGACAGCAGAAGGCATGCAGTAGTTGGCCTCTGCTGGGACACCACTCAGATGGGAGGCTGTGCTGTGGGCACCTGGGCTGTctgtggagggaggggcagggcaggaggggagcTGGTCCTTCTCCAGCCTGTGGGGCGCCAGGTGGaccaggggggggggggggtgcccgGCAGGGGTCACTGCAGGCCAAAGAGAAGCTGGGCTTGGGGCCGAGGTCCTGAGGGAGGGTGTGGACAGGGGGCGGCATGCTGGGAGGAAGGGGACAGGAGAGCTCAGCCAGGGGTCTCAGGAGCCCAGCACAGGGGCAGCGGGCCTCTGAGCTGCAGGGGCCGCTGCCACAGATCCCCCTAGCCTGCCCCCTTCTCCCGTGACAGCTCCTTCCAGTCCGAGAGGAGTCCATGGACACCTCCACTGGGGAGCTGCCCTCAAGTGGACAGTCGGGGCACAGGAGGACAGGGCAGGTCAGACACAGGCTCCTGGCATGTGGGACTCAGTGCCCAGAGTGACTGTGGCACTTCTCGTGTGGGTGCTGCACCTGGCCCCTGGCACTGGGCTCAGACACATCTCATCAGACACCGTCTTTAATGGGCAGCTCCAGGCACTGGGTGGGGCAGCAGACTGGCTGAAGTTTCTGGGTCCTGGATCGGGAAGGCCTGCATGGGGTCCTCGCTCCCAGCCAGCTGGAGCCTGCGCTGGGGCCCATGTGTGGGGGGAGCCGGCCCCGCACCACCACCCTGGGCAACCCAGAGGGTAAGGGCAGCGAGCAGCTCAGGGCTGTGGGGCTGGGGACAGCGTCCTTCCAGTCTTGCCCCTGTTGGCCTTGCGGTTCCAGCCAAGgaggggcctgggcctgggcctggctcGTGAGGGCACTGGTGTCTCCTGGCCACACTCCTTCTGGCTCCTCAGAAGCCCCCCAAGGGCTGGCTGGCGGTCCCCCTGTGTTCAGCATGGAAACGGACGTGGGTCAGCTCCCCTGGCCTGGCCTGCTTGTGGCCAGCTGGTGAATGCCAGGGGATGAAGTGGTGGGGACTCAGGGGATGGGGGTCCATGTAAGGATGGTCATGGAGCGGGGCCCCCATAGGTTTGCCCTGCTCGGGGGGCAGCACTCCAGAGGCAGCCTCTGCCCGGAGCAGCTGAGGGGCGGGCTGGGCCTCATGGAGGACTGTCCCGGCACCCTCGTAGCATCCGTGGGTATTTGGGGCCTGGCCAaaggccagggctggggtgggacaAGGAGTTAGGGACCCTCCCAGGGCCCTGGGCTCACCGAGATGGGCAGCTCAGTGGCGGGCAATGGCGTGGCCACCTGCAGGCTCACGCCCCCGTCGCCCACGCCCTGCAGCTGGGCCACCACCTCCGCGTGCTTCCACCACCTGCACGGCTGCCCGCTCACCGACACGATGTAGTCACCCTCCTTCAGGCCGGCCTCCTGCAGCAGACCGGGAGAGTCCCGCCGCACCCCTCCACTTCTGGGTGGTCCCACCTTCCCCGCCCCCCGGTGAGGGGGCCTTACCGCAGCCCGGCCCCCCGGAACAACGGCAGCAATGAGAACGGGCGAGTCTCCCCGCAGCGTGAAGCCGAAGCCTCCCTCTCCTCGAGACAGGTGGACAGGCCCCACCAGTCGCCAGTGGTTCTTGGCTGAGAACACGGACAGGGGCCCCTGGGGGGTCAGAGGTCAGAGGCCAGGCTGGGTTGCTGCACTTGGAGGGGCCCCCCGGCCTGGAGCGCCCTTGCTGCCATCTCTCCATTCAGTGACAGAGACCGGTGGTgtctgcagggggcctgggcggGGGCGGAGGGCGGCCCTGGAGGACCTGCGTGAGCACCAGGAGAAAGCTGAGGAGGGGGAGGCCTGGGAGGGTGCTCACCAGCCTGTGGAAGATATCAGCCACCTTCACCCGGGAGAAGCTGGGTGTCCTGCCTTCTGGCCTCTGCTGCGTCTTAGCTGAAAGGATGGTGAAGGGAGGTGGGGCTGAGTCCAAGGCTCAGGGTCCCAGGGTGGTGGCCTGAGGTGCAGCCGTGTACTCCGGCCCCCCTGGGCACCACcagcaggaggagcctggtggttctGGCGTCTGACGTCCATGGGGGCGGGGCAGGAATGAGCAGCGGGGAGCTGCCACCGCGGCCCGGCTCCTCCTCCGAGGGCCCTCCGTGTGGCACACGGAGCTTGATCGCAGGGGCCTCTGCCTGCCGCCCGCCACCCACGCCCGGGCAAAGACACACCCACCCCAGGGCCGCTGCTTACGCTGGACGTCAGGGGCCTCAGTGGCCTCGTGGAAGTCGTCCTCCAGGTCGAGCTCCGAGTACTTGGCCAGAGAGCGCCGCAGCGCCCGGGCCAGCACGGCCTGCAGCAGGTCCTCCCGGCGCAGGGCCCGGCACACGGCGTGCAGCTGCAGCGCCGCCTCCTGCCCCAGGAGGGCCCGCCTCAGGTGGGCCTTGCCTGCGGGGACCGAGCTGTCTCGTGCTGCTGGGCCCCTCCAGGCTCCCACCCCACATGCAGCCCGAGGAGGGCAGGTCAGGGCTTCCGAGTTCATCCTGGTTTCGCCGGGGAAGAGCTGCCTCCCACGGCTGCCTGCCCTGCCCATGAGGCCACCCGTGCTGCTGGGGCCCCACGAGGAGTGACGGCTGGAGGGGGGCGCTCACGCCGGCAGGGGCCCAGGGCCTTACCCAGTTTGCTGCGCTCCTCGCGCTCCTGGGGCAGCGCCGGGCTCCGGGCCTCAGCCGAGGCCAGGAACACCTGCTCGAGGACGGGGAGCTCCGACTCGGCCACCGCTGGAGGTCAGAGAGGGCGGTGAGCCGCCGCACGGGCCCCTGGCGGCACGGCACGCGGGCACGCGGGGAGGGGCACTCACGGGCGCCGTCACACAGGCCCAGGGCCGCGTGGTAGTGGGCCAGGGCGTGGAAGTGCTCGGCCTTCACGTGCACCAGAGTGGTCCAGGCGAAGGGCACGTAGTCCTGGACGGGCGGCTGGGCCATGGTCCGATGCACCAGCCGGTACTCGGCCGCCACCTGCTGGCGCACAGGGGGACGGAGGGCGCTGCCGCGAGCCCAGCGGCCTGGGCCCCGGCCTCTGCCCACCCTGGGGCCCCGCCTCCACCAAACTTCCAGCGGCCCTGCCCCACACCGAGCCGAGCTCAGGGCTTGGGGCCCCCAGTCCCTGCCCTGGTTGGCATTGCCCCAGACGTGGGGACTCAGGGCCCCGGGACCCTGAACAGCCCCCCGGAGCTCACGAGGACAGCTGGCTTCGAGAGACTCTGCAGCTGCCcctcccggccccggccccggtcccgccccggccccgcccctcagCTCAGCGGGCACCTGAGAGCCGCAGCCTGGCCCGTCCCCCGGGACAGCTGCCCCCCGCCCTGCCCTCACCTGGGCCGCCTCCTGGGCCAGGCGCAGCTGGGCCAGGCAGTCGTGGGCAGCCCCGGGGGCCTGCAGCAGGAGGCCCTCGAAGACACACTCCTGGGCCTGGGCGTTCATGAGCTGCTCCAGCATGGACAGTGAGGCGGGGCTCATGTCCGGGCTGGGCGCGTGGGAGAAGTTCTCCCTCAGGAGGCTGAAGGCCcctgcgggggaggggggctcagaGGGGCTCAGCTGGGCTGCCCGCGGAGCCCCGAGCCCCTGGGCCCCCCTCAGAGAGCCTGTGTGTGCTTAGCCCTTCAGGCTAGGGGGCCACCACGCCTGTCCCCCGACCCCAACTCTGGCCCTCGAGCCTGGAAGTAAGGACTGCACAGGTACACCTGTGGTGCCAGGGTCTGGCGGCCTCACCAGCAGCCCTCTGAAAGGACTCCACGGCGCGGCCGATGCCCTCGGGGCAGGAGCGGTTCTGGCGAGCCCCGATCTGGGTGTGCAGGGCACCGATGTTGAACAGCACGCTGCCCTTCTCGAAGGCCAGGGCCCGCTGCTGGGCTGGGAGCCCCGTCAGCGAGTCATACCTGCAGGGTTGCATCAGGCTGGGAAGAGTTCCCTCAAGAAGCTGGGGGTCTCAGGAGCGGCCCCGGGGCTCCTACCCACCCCAGCCCCTACCAATGGAAGAGCAGCCCGAGGCTGCGGGCAGGTGTGACAAAGCGTGCCTCCAGGAAGCAGAGCTGGTTGTAGTAGGCCGTGAGCAGCTCCAGGCCGGCCTTGCTCCGGCTGGGGGTCCGCGTGGCCTGCCAGATGGAAGTAAGCTGGGTCCTaccgcccccacccaccccagggcaCACATGGCAGCCCAAGGGATGTTACAGCTCCAGGGGACGTCTCAGGGTCTAGGGGTGAACATGGTCACACCTGCCCTCCCTGGGGTTGCTGGGGACCACACGTGCCACTCCAGGGGACTGCAGGCCGCTGGGGCGGGAGGCTGGGCAAGGTCCCTGGGGCGGGCACGGGCACAGAGCAGCCATTCCCAAAGGCCAGCAGTCTTCTCACCTGGGGGCTAGGGGGGCCAAAACCCACCTGCCGCAGGTCCTCCAGCTCCCTGATCTCAGCCTCGTAGGAAGCGCCGTCCTCCCCAAAGTGCCTGCAGATCAGCTCCtgaggcggtggggggggggggggtgggggggtggggctgggtgcaggacttccctggagccTCCCAGCTCAACATGGCTGAAGCCCCATAGCGAGGGGACCCCCACCACAGATGTGGGGCCCAGGGACTCAGGGATATCTCTACTGGAACCCCTTACCCTTATTAACTCCCATGAGCCAAGTGCGACATGCCAGCAGACAcctgaggctgaggctgaggcACCTTCCCCCTGGCCTGGCTGCAGGGACTTGGGAGTGCCCACAAGGCCTCCCAGAGCCTGAGGGTTTTCTCAGCACAGGCTCTGACTAGAGGGGCAGCCTCCAGCCAGCGGAACCCTCAGAGCAGGAGTCGGGGACCCTGCATCCATCCTGGAACCTCCAGTTTTGCTGACATCCGTCCCAGGGTGCGTTCTTCTGCAAAGCCCACCCAACCAAAATCCCCTCTGGCTGTGGAGGCTAGGTGGCTCCAGGTCAGACCCTTCTTCCCTCTGAGTCCTCACCTCAGTGAGACCGCTGACCAGGAAGCCCCCGAGAGCTGAGCCCAGGCTGGCACTCACCTTCAGGGGTGGGGCCCAGTCCAGGGGCTTGGTCTCCTTCAGCCCCAGGGGGATCATGGGGGCAGTGACGCCTTCGCTAGAAGCAGAAGTATTGAGTCCAAACTCTAGGGCTGGACTCCGCTGTCCTCAGTGGCCCTGGAGTCACCCACCACTACTCCTGCTACACGGGACGCACCTCCCCCAATTCTGGTACACCACACCACGTCTCTCAGGTATTGCCTGGGTGCCAGCCCTGCACACACAGGCGTGGTGGTGGTGTTCTGCCTCACGCTCACACGCACACACGCCTCTGGGGCCAGTCTGTGTCCTTGCACACACTTGCATGCACATGTGCCTTCAAGGCCAGTCTGTGTCCTTGCTCATGCTTGCACACACACGTGCCTCTGGGGCCAGTTCACGTCCTTGCACACACTCACAAACGCACCTCTCGGGCTGGGCCGTGTCCCCACTGCTGTCAAGCCCTGCCAGCTCCTCCTTCAGCAGCTGCAGGCTGGAGTTGACGTCGCTCAATTCCAGGGCCACAGTCTCCCTGACGCGGGCGTTGCTGGTAGCTCTAGAGGAGGGAGGCCGAGGTGAAGCCCTAGTGCTGCCAAGGGACCCACGCCCCAGGGCTTCATTGCAGCCCAAGCTCTGGAGCCCATTCCACAGTGATGTGCCAAGGGGCCCAGCCACCCTGGGAGGCAGTGGTGGGGTCCAGGGCCCACCAGATGACCCCCTCCTCTCTGAGGTTCCCTGTGGGTCACGCAGTTTCCTGTCTGTACATGTATGTCATGACTCTGGCCTGAGTACATGTGCTTGGACCCAGAAATTCCAGGGCGTAAGTCCTCCCACCACCTCTCACTCCCCCAGGACATGGCTCACGCCTGTCCTCTGGAAACTGGAAGGCAACTTCCCTGGAGAGATGGGGTCGGACTCCCTCTGTGCCTGCCAGAGGGACTGACGGGTGCCCAGGAAGGCAcggggtggacagggaggccgggctgcTAAGGAAAAGGAGGGCCTGGCGGAGCCCTGGTCTGCAGCTGGCTTTGTGCCCACTGGTGGGGGCTTGGGCAGGCGAGGCCCTCTTCCCGGGCCTCAGATCAGCACCTGGAGAACAGGTGGGTGTGAAGGTCTGAGCATACAGGCTCCGAGGCGGACTCATTCCTGTGTCAAGGACTCATTCTCAGGTCCTCAATCTTGGGACACCTGTCACTTGCCACAGCTCAGCCTAAGAAGTGCAGCTGCTATGCTCATCCCGGTGGGGACATCCTCTCCAGCTTAGCAAGGAACCTGGCTGGCCCTGAGCTGACCCTGCCAGTGAGGGCCACCAAGGTGGGGGCCTGAGTCATCTGTGAGCGTCCCTGCTGGGCAGTATGGCTGCCCCAGACCCTGGTGCGAAGTCCAGCCCTGCCTCTCAGGAGCCTGAACAGGAGGCCTGGTCATGGACTTACACATGGACCAAAAGACCAGGCACCCGCTGGGTCATTGCCTGCCCCGGAGTGAGCCTGCCTCACGGGGGCCTccgggaacacagccctgctttCCTGGGGGTCCAGCCGGGGGCGGGTGTCCCGGGCAGCCAGCGCCCACCTGTACAGGTTCTCAGCGCCCGTCCGCATTCTCAGCTCCCTGTCGATCTGCTGGTGGATCCGGGCCCTGCGGCTCTGCAGGTGGCCATGCGATGAATTTGCCGAGAGGTCACAGCCCTGCGGAGAGGCCACAGGTCACCAGGGCCAGGCCAGCAAGGACATGGTGGGCGGGGACAGGGCTGGACTGCCCTGGGAAGACGCTGGGCCCATTGGGTGCTGCTCTGGGGCTCAGAAGCCCAGCTGGAGCCCCTCCGGGAGACGGCCAATTGCTCCCCGCATCCTCCTGCACTTCTGAATTCCTTCTGTAACCCCCACGACCCGTTCCGCCCACATAAATGCCAGACCGCGCACGTCTAGATGGAGGGGATGCCCAGCCAGCTCCTGCCAGGGCACTGATGGAGAGCACCCTGCCTGCAGGGTGCTGGGTCTCCCCCGGGCCACGCGCTCTGTGGCCAGGCTCCGTCCTAGTTGGCTGCTTACTTGTGGCAAATGCCCAAACCACAGGCCCCAAGGGTCAATCCGCTCAtaagcagcaggccaggccttctGGCATCCCCATCTGAGGTGCCTCAGTGTGGGTTCTGCCCTGCACACGGGCAATCCCGCCAGCCTGCCTGCGTCCTGGGCCCCAGGCAGGGAGCCCTGCAGCAGGTTCAGAGGGTGAGAGGTTTCCTCTGTGAGGGGAGGAGCTCTCAGGGCCCCAGTGGGACGGGTGCAGTTGCGGCCATTTAGGGACCTCCTGGCCTGGTCAGTCACCAGCCCGAGAGTTGGGAAGGACTTCTCAGAATGTTCTTCCTTGGACCATGTCCTCAGGCTCAGGTGGTCTCCTGGCCCTGGTACAGAACAGGGAAGAGGACATACTGCCTCCTAGGACCCCACCCTGAAAGCATAGACGTGCAGGGCTAACGCAGCCTCTCTGCAGTGGCCGCTGTCTTGCACAAATCTGAGGATGTATGTCCCCGCTGTCACACACAGAGCAGTCCCCGCCTCCTGGGGGCTCTAGCTTATCCCAGCCCCACAGCAGGAGGCACCCTAAAGAAGGCCTTACTCTCTTGCACAGACAAGACTCATGGCACATGGCCACCTTGGATTACAGTTCAATGTTTCCtccacattccagtattctcaggaGAGATcaatcagggaagacttcctgcaGGAGGAAGCATTCTTCTGGGACTTCCAAGTGGTCCTGAGGTAACTGGGGAGAGGGGACTTGTCCCCATTGAACAATGGGAGAGAGACAGCAACCACCTTGGATGACTGCCTGCTGGGGGACTCTGGGCAGGTCCTCATTTGTAGACAGAAAAGGGGCTGGTGTCAAGGTGGCACCAGGCAGGAAGAAGTCAAAATACAGCTCTCCTCTCTCCGCTCTGCTAGTTGAGTGTCTGTCTTCCCACTGGCCTTCACCTCTTCCCCATGGTACCTCCCATACCCACTTGGTGCAGAAGGGAATGAGAAGAGGACACAGGCAGTCTCCCTTCCAGGAGGCCTGAGAATCCGGAACAGGGGGCAGGCCACA is a genomic window of Cervus elaphus chromosome 21, mCerEla1.1, whole genome shotgun sequence containing:
- the RHPN1 gene encoding rhophilin-1 isoform X1 — translated: MVPEDRSDGPGDGEERARLRAAGTVRKGCDLSANSSHGHLQSRRARIHQQIDRELRMRTGAENLYRATSNARVRETVALELSDVNSSLQLLKEELAGLDSSGDTAQPESEGVTAPMIPLGLKETKPLDWAPPLKELICRHFGEDGASYEAEIRELEDLRQATRTPSRSKAGLELLTAYYNQLCFLEARFVTPARSLGLLFHWYDSLTGLPAQQRALAFEKGSVLFNIGALHTQIGARQNRSCPEGIGRAVESFQRAAGAFSLLRENFSHAPSPDMSPASLSMLEQLMNAQAQECVFEGLLLQAPGAAHDCLAQLRLAQEAAQVAAEYRLVHRTMAQPPVQDYVPFAWTTLVHVKAEHFHALAHYHAALGLCDGAPVAESELPVLEQVFLASAEARSPALPQEREERSKLGKAHLRRALLGQEAALQLHAVCRALRREDLLQAVLARALRRSLAKYSELDLEDDFHEATEAPDVQPKTQQRPEGRTPSFSRVKVADIFHRLGPLSVFSAKNHWRLVGPVHLSRGEGGFGFTLRGDSPVLIAAVVPGGRAAEAGLKEGDYIVSVSGQPCRWWKHAEVVAQLQGVGDGGVSLQVATPLPATELPISGDRQPALGGLLRSQKECGQETPVPSRARPRPRPLLGWNRKANRGKTGRTLSPAPQP
- the RHPN1 gene encoding rhophilin-1 isoform X2 — its product is MVPEDRSDGPGDGEERARLRAAGTVRKGCDLSANSSHGHLQSRRARIHQQIDRELRMRTGAENLYRATSNARVRETVALELSDVNSSLQLLKEELAGLDSSGDTAQPESEGVTAPMIPLGLKETKPLDWAPPLKELICRHFGEDGASYEAEIRELEDLRQATRTPSRSKAGLELLTAYYNQLCFLEARFVTPARSLGLLFHWYDSLTGLPAQQRALAFEKGSVLFNIGALHTQIGARQNRSCPEGIGRAVESFQRAAGAFSLLRENFSHAPSPDMSPASLSMLEQLMNAQAQECVFEGLLLQAPGAAHDCLAQLRLAQEAAQVAAEYRLVHRTMAQPPVQDYVPFAWTTLVHVKAEHFHALAHYHAALGLCDGAPVAESELPVLEQVFLASAEARSPALPQEREERSKLGKAHLRRALLGQEAALQLHAVCRALRREDLLQAVLARALRRSLAKYSELDLEDDFHEATEAPDVQPKTQQRPEGRTPSFSRVKVADIFHRLPRTTGDWWGLSTCLEEREASASRCGETRPFSLLPLFRGAGLRRPA
- the RHPN1 gene encoding rhophilin-1 isoform X3, giving the protein MVPEDRSDGPGDGEERARLRAAGTVRKGCDLSANSSHGHLQSRRARIHQQIDRELRMRTGAENLYRATSNARVRETVALELSDVNSSLQLLKEELAGLDSSGDTAQPESEGVTAPMIPLGLKETKPLDWAPPLKELICRHFGEDGASYEAEIRELEDLRQATRTPSRSKAGLELLTAYYNQLCFLEARFVTPARSLGLLFHWYDSLTGLPAQQRALAFEKGSVLFNIGALHTQIGARQNRSCPEGIGRAVESFQRAAGAFSLLRENFSHAPSPDMSPASLSMLEQLMNAQAQECVFEGLLLQAPGAAHDCLAQLRLAQEAAQVAAEYRLVHRTMAQPPVQDYVPFAWTTLVHVKAEHFHALAHYHAALGLCDGAPVAESELPVLEQVFLASAEARSPALPQEREERSKLGKAHLRRALLGQEAALQLHAVCRALRREDLLQAVLARALRRSLAKYSELDLEDDFHEATEAPDVQPKTQQRPEGRTPSFSRVKVADIFHRLAPCRHHRSLSLNGEMAARALQAGGPLQVQQPSLASDL